One stretch of Malus domestica chromosome 14, GDT2T_hap1 DNA includes these proteins:
- the LOC103454175 gene encoding uncharacterized protein: MAFQLKFMVPLILLVSLSLVAPLIQAKDVNYCDKTADYDVKVSAVDITPYPVARGKPASFSISATTGTSISGGNLVIEVSYFGWHIHSETHDLCAETSCPVSTGDFVIAHSQDLPGYTPPGSYSLKMRLYDGSKHELTCIAFDFDIGFVSSVADS; this comes from the exons ATGGCTTTCCAGCTGAAGTTCATGGTCCCCCTCATCCTCctagtttctctctctctggttGCCCCTCTCATCCAAGCCAAGGACGTCAACTACTGCG ATAAGACGGCTGACTATGATGTCAAGGTTTCCGCGGTTGACATTACTCCTTACCCCGTGGCGAGAGGCAAGCCTGCCAGCTTCAGCATTTCTGCAACTACAG GTACATCAATCTCTGGAGGAAATTTGGTGATTGAGGTTTCGTACTTTGGTTGGCACATCCACAGTGAGACTCATGACCTTTGCGCAGAAACATCTTGCCCTGTTTCAACTGGCGATTTCGTGATTGCCCACTCGCAAGATTTACCCGGATATACTCCACCT GGTTCGTACTCTCTTAAAATGAGGCTGTATGATGGAAGCAAGCATGAGTTGACATGCATTGCCTTCGATTTTGACATCGGATTTGTATCATCTGTGGCTGATAGTTAA